Proteins from one Fragaria vesca subsp. vesca linkage group LG6, FraVesHawaii_1.0, whole genome shotgun sequence genomic window:
- the LOC101292329 gene encoding uncharacterized protein At4g19900-like — protein MISPKKSSSTLLKMKRMSQKVFDYNLFRRPANSPVFSTLSFVAIFFLLYSSDTLVSIANLPMHAVDLKSHKTVDHLREPTLITTTNIQEQITIDEGPDEVYDPLIPPDNVTKEERLVWFRRKLPELEILRSNNFTQQFHSRVLQFLNNGCSIQFYMIWFSPAKSFGKREFFAMDSLFKANPEGCLMILSKSMDSGRGYRILKPLLDGGFKILAVTPDLPFLVKNTRGEVWLEEIKSGKKDPGYIPLSQNLANLIRLTVLYKYGGVYLDTDFITLKDFSGLRNAIGAQSVDLRSKNWTRLNNAAMIFDINHPILLDYISEFAATFNGNKWGHNGPYLVSRVTEKVGSTPGYNLTIVPPEAFYPVNWNQIRRLFRKPQKESESRWVESMLNELNQEETYALHLWNKRSRELAIEEGSVLARLISEHCVICQDIYSTSL, from the coding sequence ATGATATCTCCAAAAAAATCCTCCTCCACTCTCTTGAAGATGAAAAGAATGTCACAGAAAGTGTTTGATTACAACCTATTTAGACGCCCTGCCAATTCCCCAGTCTTCTCCACCCTCTCATTCGTTGCCATATTCTTTCTCCTCTATTCATCAGACACCCTAGTTTCCATCGCTAACCTTCCCATGCATGCAGTTGACCTCAAAAGTCATAAAACTGTCGACCATCTCCGCGAACCAACCTTGATCACTACTACTAATATCCAAGAGCAGATCACCATTGATGAAGGTCCGGATGAAGTTTACGACCCTCTAATCCCTCCGGACAATGTAACAAAAGAAGAGAGACTAGTCTGGTTCCGGCGAAAGCTTCCAGAGCTAGAGATACTCCGGTCTAACAACTTCACGCAGCAATTCCACAGTCGAGTTCTCCAGTTCCTCAATAATGGATGCAGCATTCAGTTCTACATGATATGGTTTTCGCCAGCAAAGTCATTCGGGAAAAGAGAATTCTTCGCCATGGACAGCCTCTTCAAAGCTAATCCTGAAGGATGCTTGATGATTTTATCAAAAAGCATGGATTCAGGACGCGGATATCGAATCTTGAAACCATTACTAGATGGAGGCTTCAAAATACTTGCGGTGACTCCAGACTTGCCCTTTCTAGTCAAGAACACTCGGGGCGAAGTTTGGCTTGAAGAAATTAAGAGTGGCAAGAAGGACCCAGGTTACATCCCATTATCTCAAAACCTAGCCAATCTGATCAGACTTACCGTGCTCTACAAGTATGGAGGTGTGTACTTAGACACCGACTTCATAACTCTGAAGGATTTCTCCGGGTTGAGGAATGCAATAGGAGCACAAAGTGTGGATTTGCGGTCCAAAAACTGGACCAGACTAAACAATGCAGCCATGATTTTCGACATAAACCATCCGATTCTACTGGACTACATAAGTGAATTTGCTGCTACTTTTAATGGAAACAAATGGGGTCACAACGGACCTTACTTGGTCTCCAGGGTGACTGAGAAAGTGGGAAGCACACCGGGTTACAACCTTACAATTGTGCCGCCTGAAGCTTTTTATCCGGTGAACTGGAATCAGATTCGGAGGCTTTTCCGAAAGCCTCAGAAGGAATCGGAGTCGAGATGGGTGGAAAGCATGTTGAATGAGTTGAATCAAGAGGAGACTTATGCTCTACACCTATGGAACAAGAGGAGTAGAGAATTGGCCATTGAAGAGGGAAGTGTCTTGGCTAGATTAATATCGGAGCATTGTGTTATTTGCCAGGACATATATAGTACTTCTTTATAA
- the LOC101295535 gene encoding 30S ribosomal protein S31, chloroplastic-like, whose translation MASLVLGALPIPSQSLALNSRISFSQSETLAISLPSPTASLSISTATTPSVPSVYCGRGDKKTERGKRFNHSFGNARPRNKKKGRGSPRVPVPAAPPKKDKFEDDSVVKVEIDESLS comes from the exons ATGGCGTCACTCGTACTCGGAGCTCTCCCTATCCCCTCCCAATCCCTCGCTCTCAACTCCCGCATTTCGTTCTCTCAATCCGAAACCCTAGCCATTTCCCTCCCCTCTCCCACTGCTTCCCTCTCAATCTCCACCGCCACCACTCCCTCAGTCCCTTCAG TGTACTGTGGAAGAGGCGATAAGAAAACCGAAAGAGGAAAGCGTTTCAATCACTCTTTCGGAAAT GCAAGGCCAAGGAACAAGAAAAAAGGAAGAGGGTCACCTAGGGTTCCGGTACCGGCGGCTCCGCCTAAGAAAGATAAGTTTGAGGACGATTCGGTTGTCAAGGTTGAAATTGATGAGTCCTTGTCTTAG
- the LOC101292620 gene encoding uncharacterized protein At4g19900-like produces MSQKVFDYRLLRRTVKSPIFTTLAFVAIFFFVYADTIVSNLPMPPAFLTSTHEHHLDDHHTTETVSITKLAIQEKIDEFTNDEFLDPLIPPDNVTKEERLVWFRRKLPELEILQSNDFTQKFHGRVLEFLNNGCSTQFYMIWLSPAKSFGKREFLAMDTLFNSHPKGCLIIISRSMDSELGYRILKPLLDRDFKILAITPDLPFLVKNTPAESWLDEMKSGRRDPGNIPLSQNLSNLIRLAMLYKYGGVYLDTDFIILKDFSGLRNAVGAQSIDSKSKNWTRLNGAVMIFDIHHPLLRDFLDEFASTYNGNKWGYNGPYLVSRVIEKVGSTPGYNLTILPLEAFYPVDWNRIGRLYTKPKTDLESRWEERMLNELHGGETYAIHLWNKRSRMLAIEEGSVMARLISENCVICQDIYAS; encoded by the coding sequence ATGTCCCAGAAAGTGTTTGATTACAGGCTCCTTAGGCGCACTGTCAAATCCCCCATTTTCACCACCCTAGCATTTGTTGCCATATTCTTCTTCGTCTATGCAGACACCATCGTCTCTAACCTTCCCATGCCTCCTGCTTTCTTGACCTCAACTCATGAACATCATCTTGATGATCACCACACCACCGAGACTGTGAGCATAACGAAACTTGCCATCCAAGAAAAGATTGATGAGTTTACAAATGATGAATTTCTGGATCCACTGATTCCTCCAGACAATGTCACAAAGGAGGAGAGACTAGTGTGGTTCCGGCGGAAGCTCCCAGAGCTCGAGATTCTCCAGTCCAATGATTTTACGCAGAAATTTCACGGTCGAGTCCTTGAGTTCCTCAACAATGGATGCAGCACTCAATTCTACATGATATGGCTTTCACCGGCGAAGTCATTTGGGAAGAGAGAGTTCTTGGCCATGGACACCCTCTTCAATTCTCATCCTAAAGGCTGCTTGATCATCATATCTAGATCCATGGACTCGGAACTGGGATACAGAATCCTGAAGCCACTATTGGATCGGGATTTCAAGATCCTCGCGATCACGCCAGACTTACCATTTTTAGTGAAGAACACACCAGCTGAGTCTTGGCTTGATGAAATGAAGAGTGGGAGGAGAGACCCGGGTAATATTCCATTGTCTCAAAACCTGTCAAATCTTATTAGGCTGGCAATGCTGTATAAGTACGGAGGTGTATACTTGGACACGGACTTTATAATTCTGAAAGATTTCTCTGGTTTGAGGAACGCAGTTGGGGCACAAAGTATAGATTCCAAGTCCAAAAATTGGACTAGACTAAATGGAGCAGTGATGATATTTGACATTCATCATCCACTTTTGAGGGACTTCTTAGATGAATTTGCTTCAACTTATAATGGAAACAAATGGGGTTACAATGGACCATATTTGGTTTCAAGGGTGATCGAGAAAGTGGGAAGTACACCTGGTTATAACCTTACGATTCTGCCTCTTGAGGCATTTTATCCGGTGGACTGGAATAGGATCGGGAGGCTTTATACGAAGCCGAAGACGGATTTGGAGTCGAGATGGGAGGAAAGGATGTTGAATGAGTTGCATGGAGGGGAGACTTATGCCATTCACCTATGGAATAAGAGAAGTAGAATGCTGGCCATTGAAGAGGGAAGTGTCATGGCTAGACTAATCTCAGAGAACTGTGTCATCTGCCAGGACATATATGCTTCTTAA
- the LOC101292039 gene encoding probable LRR receptor-like serine/threonine-protein kinase At3g47570-like — translation MKQSPTQGRRTLFKLQVFILVCMSTVLESASLRSFENETDLLALLDFKRSITKDPHHIMSSWNKSIHFCSWVGVTCNPSNNRVIILNLEAQELEGSIAPSIGNLTYLTQLNLTDNKFHGEIPQELGRLLHLQQLNLMANSLRGNIPANISHCSRLRVLDLGINGLIGPVPDQLTWLGNFSSLYAFSFGENNLQGSIPSELGGLTSLRKFVLASNNLSGTVPSSIYNISSLYYFTIANNHLHGELPPNIGITLPNLEVFAGGINKFTGNIPVSLSNASRLWLLDFAENGLTGEFPAEYFGSLVRLVKINFDDNSLGTGKTSDLNFLTFLANCTRLEVLCFINNRFGGELPESIGNLSTKLRQLCLSGNLIHGSIPIGIGNLVNLTKLELGDNNLGGSLPEEIGKLQKLEGLLLNLNKLSGPIPSSLGNLTSLTKLFMQGNRFEGSIPPSLGSCKNLLVLNLSTNSLNGPIPKELVEDSSLSISLTLSNNYLTGSLPDEVGKLVQLAELDVSGNKLSGEIPETLGSCLSLERLHLEDNELEGTIPNSIKDLRGLEEIDVSQNHLFGKVPEFFVHLRTLKHLNLSYNHLEGELPKEGIFSNATGVSVLGNDKLCGGIPELLLPACSSRKPQSSLGLLAAEVIIPLSCGIALTISLCFFIAGCSMAKRSRDRSLTSRTYEDWKSGVSYRELVQSTDGFSINNLIGSGSFGSVYKGLISGDGTAVAVKVFNLQQHGASKSFIDECKALRSIRHRNLLKIITACSSIDNQGNDFKSLVFEFMENGSLDSWLHPSEDDQSQRKRLSLIQRLNIAIDVASAINHLHHYCEPSIVHCDLKPSNVLLDEDMVAHVGDFGLASFLLEALDDPSEIQSISDGLKGSIGYIPPEYSMGAKVSISGDIYSYGILLLEMFTGRRPTDDVFKDDLSIHQFTAMALPDHVMDIVDPSLLIERDEENDKDDGRDQNHVQERPRRHQDPDLVKRRGEECLVSVMHVGVLCSSISPTERMFMDVIVNKLKAIRDSYLKVRRRR, via the exons ATGAAGCAATCACCTACTCAAGGTAGGCGAACTCTGTTTAAACTTCAAGTGTTCATTCTTGTTTGCATGAGCACAGTTCTGGAATCTGCATCACTGCGCAGTTTCGAAAATGAAACCGATCTCCTGGCATTACTAGACTTCAAGAGAAGTATTACTAAAGATCCTCACCATATCATGAGCTCATGGAATAAGTCCATCCATTTCTGCAGTTGGGTAGGCGTTACATGCAACCCTTCCAACAATCGAGTCATCATTCTGAACCTGGAGGCCCAAGAACTGGAAGGCTCCATAGCACCTTCAATAGGAAACCTTACCTATCTTACTCAACTCAACCTCACAGACAACAAATTTCATGGTGAAATTCCTCAGGAATTGGGCCGTCTACTGCACTTGCAACAGCTGAACCTGATGGCCAATTCCTTGCGGGGGAACATTCCAGCGAATATATCTCACTGTTCTCGACTCAGAGTCCTCGACCTCGGGATCAATGGACTTATTGGGCCAGTTCCAGACCAACTCA CTTGGTTAGGAAACTTTTCTTCTTTGTATGCATTTTCTTTTGGCGAGAACAATCTCCAAGGAAGCATACCCAGTGAGCTAGGGGGTCTAACAAGTTTGAGAAAATTTGTACTTGCGAGTAATAATCTTTCTGGTACAGTTCCTTCTTCAATCTACAATATTTCCTCATTATACTACTTCACTATCGCTAACAACCACCTGCATGGAGAGTTGCCACCAAACATTGGCATAACTCTTCCTAATCTTGAAGTTTTTGCTGGTGGTATCAACAAATTCACAGGAAATATTCCTGTATCATTGTCAAATGCTTCTAGACTCTGGCTCCTTGATTTTGCTGAAAATGGTCTTACCGGAGAGTTCCCTGCTGAGTATTTTGGAAGCTTGGTGAGGTTAGTGAAAATAAACTTCGATGACAACTCACTGGGAACTGGGAAAACTAGTGACTTGAATTTTCTCACTTTCCTGGCTAATTGTACTAGGCTTGAGGTGTTATGTTTTATCAATAATCGTTTTGGAGGAGAATTACCAGAATCCATAGGAAACCTTTCCACCAAACTGAGACAGCTTTGTCTGTCAGGCAATTTGATACATGGAAGCATCCCTATTGGCATTGGAAATCTTGTAAACTTGACCAAGCTGGAACTGGGAGACAATAATTTGGGTGGTAGTCTCCCTGAAGAAATTGGGAAGCTTCAGAAGTTAGAGGGACTGCTTTTGAATCTAAACAAACTTTCTGGACCAATCCCGTCCTCCTTAGGAAACTTGACGTCACTAACAAAGCTCTTCATGCAGGGGAATAGGTTTGAGGGAAGTATACCGCCAAGTCTTGGAAGCTGCAAAAATCTACTAGTACTAAACCTTTCCACTAACAGTCTAAATGGCCCGATACCTAAAGAGTTAGTTGAGGATTCATCCCTTTCAATTTCATTGACCCTTTCTAACAATTACTTGACTGGTTCACTCCCAGATGAGGTGGGTAAGCTGGTACAACTTGCAGAGCTAGATGTATCAGGCAACAAGTTATCAGGTGAAATCCCTGAAACCCTTGGCAGTTGTCTTAGTTTGGAGCGCCTGCATTTGGAAGATAATGAACTTGAAGGAACAATTCCAAATTCTATTAAAGATTTAAGAGGATTGGAGGAAATTGATGTTTCACAGAATCACTTATTTGGCAAGGTTCCTGAATTCTTTGTCCATCTTAGAACTCTTAAGCATCTCAATCTTTCTTACAACCATCTTGAAGGAGAATTGCCTAAGGAAGGGATCTTTTCAAATGCAACTGGTGTATCAGTTCTCGGAAATGATAAACTCTGTGGTGGCATCCCAGAATTACTTCTACCTGCATGCTCCAGCAGAAAGCCTCAATCATCTCTAGGACTACTTGCTGCAGAAGTGATAATCCCTCTAAGTTGTGGAATTGCATTAACAATTTCTCTTTGTTTCTTCATTGCTGGATGTTCAATGGCGAAAAGGTCAAGAGATAGATCCCTGACATCACGTACTTATGAGGATTGGAAATCAGGTGTCTCTTACAGAGAACTAGTTCAATCAACTGACGGGTTCTCTATAAATAATCTGATTGGTTCAGGAAGTTTCGGTTCAGTATACAAAGGATTAATCAGTGGTGATGGAACTGCTGTTGCTGTTAAGGTATTTAACCTTCAACAACATGGAGCATCGAAGAGTTTCATTGATGAATGCAAAGCATTGAGAAGTATAAGGCACCGGAATCTTCTTAAGATCATAACTGCCTGCTCAAGCATTGATAATCAGGGAAATGACTTTAAAAGTCTAGTTTTCGAGTTCATGGAAAATGGAAGCCTAGACTCTTGGCTGCATCCCAGTGAGGATGATCAATCTCAAAGGAAGAGACTGAGCCTCATCCAGAGACTGAATATTGCCATTGATGTTGCTTCTGCAATAAATCATCTCCACCACTATTGTGAACCATCAATTGTTCATTGTGATTTAAAGCCGAGCAATGTTCTTCTCGATGAAGATATGGTAGCACATGTTGGTGACTTTGGTTTAGCAAGCTTCCTCTTGGAAGCATTGGATGATCCCTCTGAGATCCAAAGCATATCAGATGGACTAAAGGGTTCCATAGGCTACATTCCTCCAG AGTATAGCATGGGAGCCAAAGTTTCCATATCAGGAGATATCTATAGCTATGGGATACTTTTGCTAGAAATGTTCACAGGGAGAAGACCTACCGATGACGTGTTCAAAGATGATTTAAGCATTCACCAATTTACAGCTATGGCTCTTCCGGACCATGTTATGGACATAGTTGACCCTTCATTGCTCATAGAAAGAGATGAAGAGAATGATAAGGATGATGGTAGAGACCAAAATCATGTCCAAGAAAGACCAAGAAGGCATCAAGATCCTGACCTAGTCAAACGAAGAGGAGAGGAATGCTTGGTTTCAGTTATGCATGTAGGAGTCTTATGCTCGTCAATATCACCAACAGAGCGGATGTTTATGGATGTCATTGTCAACAAATTGAAGGCTATTAGAGATTCCTATCTCAAAGTAAGAAGAAGGAGGTAG
- the LOC101295826 gene encoding uncharacterized protein LOC101295826, producing MNVKVVKNPRGQANQLFKSESNNKRKRPHPPENDEGKRNSPPSKTRKIDESDLYTPTKDETRTCRSPSPSIPDSCNKQKSINSLVSDGGVSRNIDFDEEAASVENKLIQHLTKLSEIMEPILKRTDSPPVFDLLTDPKFADACIDVARGMKLLKGGLTTITRELLCGRMKSKL from the exons ATGAATGTGAAGGTAGTGAAGAACCCTCGGGGGCAAGCCAACCAGCTGTTCAAATCTGAATCGAACAACAAGA GGAAACGCCCTCATCCACCTGAAAACGACGAGGGGAAGAGAAACAGCCCCCCGTCGAAAACCCGGAAGATTGATGAGTCTGATCTGTATACGCCGACCAAAGACGAAACCAGAACCTGTCGTTCTCCTTCACCATCAATTCCTGATTCTTGCAACAAGCAGA AGTCAATTAACAGTCTGGTTTCCGATGGAGGAGTTTCTCGGAATATAGATTTTGACGAGGAGGCCGCCTCAGTTGAGAACAAACTGATTCAACACTTGACGAAATTATCCGAAATAATGGAACCAATCCTGAAAAGAACTGATTCACCACCAGTCTTTGATCTGCTTACAGATCCTAAATTTGCAGATGCTTGTATAGACGTTGCCAGGGGAATGAAGCTGTTGAAAGGAGGGTTGACAACGATCACTCGAGAGTTATTATGCGGAAGGATGAAAAGTAAATTATAA
- the LOC101292321 gene encoding lactosylceramide 4-alpha-galactosyltransferase-like yields MSSRIDSRLLSLAKFHLFCTLSLVAIIFIIFADGIIYTDSQNSVELQVKAASQVLQTHSVERQFIKSDVTSKSVRSMQEEVVDVVEVDTEDTSPVVAPFNVTEEERISWFKGKLPKFVIFDSDERAQRFHGRVLEFFDHECETQFFMTWISPVRSFGSREFLSMESVFRAHPRGCLMILSRTMDSRRGYRLLKPLQDRGFKVHAVTPDLSFLFKNTPAEAWFAEMKKGIKDPGEIPLAQNLSNLMRLAVLYKYGGVYLDTDFIVMKSFSGLRNSIGAQSMDAEMKHWTRLNNAVLVFDMNHPLLHKFIEEFSLTFDGNKWGHNGPYLVSRVVQRVENRPGYNFTVLPPMAFYPVDWTRIGGLFKKPKNHADTKWIKAKLLQLSGETYGVHLWNKQSSRVQIEEGSIMQRLISDHCIICKDIYSS; encoded by the coding sequence ATGAGTAGCCGAATCGACAGCCGCCTACTTAGTCTGGCGAAGTTCCACCTCTTCTGCACTTTATCGCTTGTTGCAATCATCTTCATCATCTTTGCAGATGGTATCATATATACTGATTCACAAAACTCGGTTGAGTTGCAAGTTAAAGCTGCTTCTCAGGTCCTGCAGACTCATAGTGTCGAACGACAGTTCATCAAGTCTGATGTAACTAGCAAATCGGTGCGTTCTATGCAAGAAGAGGTCGTTGATGTTGTTGAAGTTGATACAGAAGATACAAGTCCTGTTGTTGCTCCTTTCAATGTCACCGAAGAAGAAAGAATCAGCTGGTTTAAAGGAAAGCTCCCCAAATTTGTGATTTTTGATTCAGACGAGAGAGCACAGCGGTTCCATGGTAGAGTTCTTGAATTCTTTGACCATGAGTGTGAGACTCAGTTCTTCATGACATGGATTTCACCTGTGAGGTCTTTCGGAAGCAGAGAATTCCTGTCGATGGAGAGTGTATTCAGAGCTCACCCTCGCGGTTGCTTGATGATTCTCTCGAGAACCATGGACTCCAGGCGAGGTTACAGGCTTCTGAAACCTCTGCAGGATCGCGGCTTCAAAGTTCATGCAGTGACACCAGACTTGTCATTTCTGTTCAAGAACACCCCAGCCGAGGCCTGGTTTGCTGAGATGAAGAAAGGCATCAAAGACCCTGGTGAGATTCCATTAGCTCAGAACCTGTCTAATTTAATGAGACTAGCAGTTCTATACAAGTATGGAGGTGTGTACCTGGACACAGATTTCATCGTCATGAAATCGTTTTCCGGGTTGAGGAACTCAATCGGTGCACAAAGTATGGATGCTGAGATGAAACACTGGACCAGACTAAATAATGCAGTGCTGGTGTTTGATATGAATCATCCTCTTCTGCACAAATTCATTGAGGAGTTTTCCTTGACTTTTGATGGGAATAAATGGGGTCATAATGGACCCTATCTTGTTTCCAGAGTGGTCCAGAGAGTGGAAAACAGACCTGGATATAACTTTACAGTCCTGCCTCCAATGGCTTTCTATCCTGTGGATTGGACTAGAATAGGGGGATTGTTTAAGAAGCCGAAAAACCATGCTGATACTAAATGGATAAAAGCAAAGCTGCTTCAGCTTAGCGGGGAGACTTACGGAGTACACCTGTGGAACAAGCAAAGTAGCAGAGTACAAATCGAAGAAGGAAGCATTATGCAGAGATTAATCTCCGATCACTGCATCATCTGTAAAGACATATACAGTTCTTAA